From a single Nicotiana tabacum cultivar K326 chromosome 8, ASM71507v2, whole genome shotgun sequence genomic region:
- the LOC107799413 gene encoding protein VACUOLELESS GAMETOPHYTES-like, producing MGRVKLNNDPTPSLRHFSHPHELELCIQLQDLSPCSGCRLPPLGQMYICKPCNFTLHLSCAKFPQLITHPSHPNHPLNLLPTSKYPGGRFNCDACNHRGDGFSYHCGSCEFDLHVICATRPLKITHQLHQCLLELTFKNPYTGAKGFSCDVCRKIGTKQWLYRCPACEFDVHLDCSTAAPRQAIQAPASQPTALQHHHSFPGATNQFQQPTMGTQARPNQYMQAPLGVGQVRPNQLFHSASTSAIPQQQFQQPPIMQGQVRPNQYMQPPGANNGFGNGLMNAAIQGLVEGAAQQVGQTFMQGIIGGGNNGDGNEGSSILGGIFGDSSDTQY from the coding sequence ATGGGGAGGGTGAAATTGAACAATGATCCAACTCCAAGCCTCAGGCACTTCAGTCATCCACATGAATTAGAGCTATGCATCCAACTCCAAGATCTAAGCCCTTGTTCAGGATGCAGACTCCCACCATTAGGCCAAATGTACATATGTAAGCCTTGCAACTTCACTCTTCATTTGAGCTGTGCTAAATTCCCACAGCTGATTACTCACCCCTCCCACCCCAACCACCCTCTCAACCTCCTCCCCACATCCAAGTACCCTGGTGGCCGATTCAACTGTGATGCCTGCAACCACCGTGGAGACGGCTTCAGCTACCACTGTGGTAGCTGTGAGTTTGATCTTCATGTAATCTGTGCAACTAGACCACTCAAAATCACACACCAATTGCACCAATGCTTGCTGGAACTCaccttcaaaaatccttatactgGTGCCAAAGGCTTCTCTTGTGATGTATGCCGCAAGATTGGAACAAAGCAGTGGCTTTATAGATGCCCCGCTTGTGAGTTTGATGTTCATTTAGATTGTTCAACTGCTGCCCCTAGACAGGCAATTCAAGCACCCGCTTCACAGCCGACTGCCCTCCAGCACCACCACTCATTCCCGGGAGCCACTAACCAATTCCAGCAGCCAACTATGGGTACACAAGCAAGGCCAAATCAATACATGCAGGCTCCTTTGGGTGTAGGCCAAGTGAGGCCAAACCAGTTGTTTCATAGTGCTAGTACAAGTGCAATTCCCCAGCAACAGTTCCAGCAGCCTCCTATAATGCAAGGACAAGTAAGGCCAAACCAGTATATGCAGCCTCCAGGGGCAAACAACGGTTTCGGGAATGGTTTGATGAATGCTGCAATTCAAGGACTTGTAGAAGGTGCTGCTCAGCAAGTTGGTCAGACTTTCATGCAGGGAATCATAGGCGGTGGTAATAATGGTGATGGAAATGAGGGATCTTCAATCCTGGGAGGCATTTTTGGTGACTCGTCCGACACACAATACTAG
- the LOC107799422 gene encoding large ribosomal subunit protein uL29c-like encodes MMSLSIASPSGATFTPKINLSKSSFHSIRIAQASPARAPSASTIRTTHSCSSLVVKMAKREEELKEIRTKTTEELLEEIVDLKGELFMLRLQRSARNEFKSSEFLRMRKRIARMVTVKRERELEEGINKRISRKLDRKWKKSIVPRPPPSLKKLQEEEAAAEAKESA; translated from the exons ATGATGAGCCTCTCCATAGCCTCGCCTTCTGGTGCTACCTTCACTCCGAAAATTAACCTCTCAAAGTCCTCCTTCCATAGCATTCGAATTGCTCAAGCCTCTCCGGCGCGTGCACCAAGCGCGTCCACAATCAGGACCACTCACTCTTGTTCATCtttggtggtgaaaatggcaaaGAGAGAAGAGGAATTGAAGGAAATTAGAACTAAAACTACTGAAGAGCTTCTGGAAGAGATTGTAGACCTCAAAGGAGAGCTCTTCATGCTTCGTCTTCAGAGGTCGGCGAGAAATGAGTTTAAGTCCAGCGAGTTTCTTCGAATGCGCAAAAGG ATTGCTAGGATGGTTACGGTTAAACGGGAGAGAGAGCTCGAAGAAGGGATTAACAAGAGGATATCCAGGAAGCTTGACCGGAAATGGAAGAAAAGCATTGTCCCTAGACCACCCCCCTCTTTGAAGAAGCTACAAGAGGAGGAGGCAGCAGCAGAAGCTAAGGAATCTGCCTGA